The Nitrospirota bacterium region TCCTGAAAGGATTAAAGGCCATTGCGGGCGAGATTAAGGAGACCTTCAGGCCGGGGATAGAACAGGCATTCAAACTCCACAGGACTCTTATAAGCACTGAGAAAAATCATCTGGAGCCGGTGGCAGAGGCAGAGAGTATTATAAAAAAGAAGATGATGGGATATCAGGATGAGCAGGAAAGGAAGAGGCGTGAAGAGGAGGCAAGGCTACGGGAGGAGGCAAGAAAGAGGGAAGAAGAGGCAAGGCTTGCAGAGGCCGTCTTCCATGAAGCTGCCGGAAACAATGAGGAGGCAGAGGCAATATTAAATTTACCGATTGAACCTCCGCCTGTAATCCTGCCGAAGGCAACACCAAAGGTAGCAGGTATTTCAACAAGGGTTATCTGGAAATTCAGAATTGTTGATGCAAACAAGATACCGCGTGAATACATGATCCCCTATGAACAGGCCATAGGGGCCTTAGTACGAGCACTAGGAGATGCTGCCAAGATTCCAGGGATAGAGGTTTATCCAGAGACAAATATTGCAGCAGGGAGGTAAAGGGGAGGAATAGGAGGAAGGATGAAGATTAGAGACAAAGAAATAAAAGAGCCGGTGCGCCATCATGCAGACTTCCGCCACTTAATCCAGTCCCGCAAGGCTTCATTCATGCGGGACTGCCAGCCCCTGCCTGTGGATTTAAATGCAGACAAGATATCGGCATCTACACGGATATTGATATGCTTCTTTAACACGGGTTTAAGCGGTCTTCCTCGCTGTGGTTTCAGCATCTCATTGGCGACTTCCTTCGGCATAATCTCATGCAGTACCTCACGTGCCGGTCTCATGTGTTTAAAGTCCCCAGCATTAAGTTCTCTAACCTCTCCATCTTCATCA contains the following coding sequences:
- a CDS encoding BrnA antitoxin family protein produces the protein MKKTLKKPLIDEDGEVRELNAGDFKHMRPAREVLHEIMPKEVANEMLKPQRGRPLKPVLKKHINIRVDADILSAFKSTGRGWQSRMNEALRDWIKWRKSA